Sequence from the Myxococcota bacterium genome:
GCACCTGATCGGCGTGGTGCCCAACTCGCCCGAGGAGTGGGAGCGCTTCCGCGAGCACCCCAGCTTGCGCGGCGTGTTCGCCTCGCTGACGCCGTTCTACCGGCGCACCGACGTGCCGTCGCTGGCCAAGTTGCGCACGCTGCTCTCGGGTCTGCCGCTGTTCGACCAGCGCTACCGCGATCCCGAGGTGCTCGCCGCCGCGCAGGCGCGCGCCCGCGCGCTCGCCCGCGCGCACGCGCCGGCCGTCTTCTATTGCTGGGAGCGCGACACGCTGCAGTACGTGCCGCGCGAGTTCCGCCGCTCCACGCTCTGGGACCTGGTCGACGCGCCGGTGCTCGCCACCGAGCGGCGGCTCGCGATCGACGAGATGCTGCCGACCTGGGAGCGCATCAAGATGCGCGTCGCGCTCGTCCCGCTGCGCCGCTTCGAGCGGCGGGCGCTGCTGCAGGTGGGCTGCGCTTCGTTCAACTCGAGCGCCGACCTCGCGACCGTGCGCGCACGAACGCCCGCCGCGCCGCTCGTCACCGTGATCGACGGCGGCGACGCCGAGTACTTCTCCGCCGAGCAGGTGGCGCCCGACGTGAAGGAGGCGACCGCCGAGCTGATGTTCTTCGGCAATCTCGCCTACCCGCCCAACGCAGACGCCGCGCTGCACCTGGTGCGCGACGTGATGCCGCTGGTCTGGCGCGCGCGGCCCGACGCGCGCGCGGTGATCGTCGGGCCCGAGCCACCCGAGCTGCTCACCGCCCTCCAGGACGCGCGGCGCGTGATCGTGACCGGCTTCGTGCCCGACGTGCGCCCGTACCTCGCGCGCGCCACCGTGGTCGTCTCGCCGCTGCGCTTCGGCACCGGCATGAAGAACAAGCTGCAGGCCGCGCTCGCGATGGGCCGCGCGATGGTGGCGAGCCGGGTCACCTGCGAAGGCTTCGACCTCCTGCAGGATGGGGTACACGCGCTGGTGGCGGACGGCGCGGCCGAGACCGCGCGCGCCGCGCTGGCGCTGCTCGACGATCCGGCCCGGCGCCGCGCCCTCGGCGCAGCGGGTCGCGAGTTGATCCGCACGCACTACGGCTGGGACGCCGCGGCGGGGGTGCTGTGGGAGAACCTGCGCCATCTCGGCCCCGCCACGGGCTGAGCCAAGGGAGCTTCCGCGACGGCGAAGCGCTCGACGTACCCGCGCGCACACAGCGCGTACAGCACCCAGAAATACGCCGAGATCTGCTTGGCGTAGAGGAACGAATCGGTCGACAGGCTGGCCACCATCACGTGCGCGCCGCTGGCGAGCAGCACCGCGCCCAGCTGGTATTCCGGCGAGTCGGAGCGCCACAGCCGCCGGCCGCAGCGGAACACCGCCCACGCGAGCCAGGCGAACGAGGCCAGCCCGATCAGCCCGTTCTCGGCCGCGAGCTTCACGACGATGTTGTGCGCGTCCTTGGCCTGGAAGAAGCCGTAACGCGCGCCCATCTCGGGCGCCCGG
This genomic interval carries:
- a CDS encoding glycosyltransferase encodes the protein MSGAERETDPAVVAVIGGVFPIPPEAGTPRPFQLLKRLAARTAVHLIGVVPNSPEEWERFREHPSLRGVFASLTPFYRRTDVPSLAKLRTLLSGLPLFDQRYRDPEVLAAAQARARALARAHAPAVFYCWERDTLQYVPREFRRSTLWDLVDAPVLATERRLAIDEMLPTWERIKMRVALVPLRRFERRALLQVGCASFNSSADLATVRARTPAAPLVTVIDGGDAEYFSAEQVAPDVKEATAELMFFGNLAYPPNADAALHLVRDVMPLVWRARPDARAVIVGPEPPELLTALQDARRVIVTGFVPDVRPYLARATVVVSPLRFGTGMKNKLQAALAMGRAMVASRVTCEGFDLLQDGVHALVADGAAETARAALALLDDPARRRALGAAGRELIRTHYGWDAAAGVLWENLRHLGPATG